The following are encoded in a window of Streptomyces sp. SAT1 genomic DNA:
- a CDS encoding VanZ family protein translates to MTLRPLTALRARVPGRRGTGQRTAAPGAPAPRAEPAARRVTKPAAEPAAKRVTEPGPERVTEPAGKPAVEVRRPAPWPLRLLAMACAFVCMVAFAVVLARLTLQPSPASVPFVHTNLRPGRSLREYADQPGLRDAVQQIGGNLLLGVPFGILVPVLAPRSRRLPRVLLLTALVMLAVEFAQGALITGRAFDIDDVILNTAGALAGHLLLGRRMGRAVHARRRRRA, encoded by the coding sequence ATGACGCTCCGTCCGCTCACGGCGCTCCGGGCCCGCGTGCCGGGGCGGCGCGGGACCGGGCAGCGGACGGCCGCGCCCGGCGCGCCCGCGCCTCGCGCGGAACCCGCCGCGAGGCGCGTCACGAAGCCCGCCGCGGAGCCCGCCGCGAAGCGCGTCACGGAGCCCGGCCCGGAACGCGTCACGGAGCCCGCCGGAAAGCCCGCCGTCGAGGTGCGGCGGCCCGCGCCCTGGCCGCTGCGGCTGCTGGCGATGGCGTGCGCGTTCGTGTGCATGGTGGCCTTCGCCGTCGTACTGGCCCGGCTGACGCTCCAGCCGTCGCCCGCCTCGGTGCCGTTCGTGCACACGAACCTGCGCCCGGGGCGTTCGCTGCGGGAGTACGCGGACCAGCCGGGGCTGCGCGACGCCGTCCAGCAGATCGGCGGGAACCTGCTGCTCGGGGTGCCGTTCGGGATCCTGGTACCCGTCCTCGCGCCCCGCTCGCGCCGGCTGCCGCGCGTCCTGCTGCTCACCGCGCTCGTGATGCTGGCGGTGGAGTTCGCCCAGGGGGCGCTGATCACCGGGCGGGCGTTCGACATCGACGACGTCATCCTCAACACGGCCGGGGCGCTCGCCGGTCATCTGCTGCTGGGGCGGCGGATGGGCCGGGCCGTGCACGCGCGCCGACGCCGCCGCGCGTGA
- a CDS encoding HAD family hydrolase yields the protein MDRAALFDVDGTLVDTNHLHVVTWWEAFRQAGHRVPMHAVHRSVGLGSADLIAHLLGDDRDKDEDDALAAAHSALYGQYFDRLPAFADAGRLLRRLHGDGWTVVLATSASGPELGALRRAIDADDAIAGIASADDVSAGKPAPEPVEHALELAGAPAGDAVFVGDTVWDMRAGRRAGVRCVGVLSGGIPRADLQEAGADTVYDDPAHLLASLADSPLA from the coding sequence ATGGACCGTGCCGCCCTGTTCGACGTCGACGGAACGCTCGTCGACACCAACCACCTCCATGTCGTCACCTGGTGGGAGGCGTTCCGGCAGGCGGGCCACCGGGTCCCCATGCACGCCGTCCACCGCTCGGTGGGCCTCGGCTCCGCCGATCTGATCGCCCATCTCCTCGGCGACGACCGCGACAAGGACGAGGACGACGCGCTCGCCGCCGCGCACAGCGCGCTCTACGGGCAGTACTTCGACCGGCTGCCCGCCTTCGCCGACGCCGGGCGGCTGCTGCGCCGGCTGCACGGGGACGGCTGGACGGTGGTCCTCGCCACCTCGGCGAGCGGCCCCGAGCTGGGCGCGCTGCGCCGGGCCATCGACGCGGACGACGCCATCGCCGGCATCGCGAGCGCCGACGACGTGTCGGCGGGCAAACCCGCTCCCGAGCCGGTCGAGCACGCCCTGGAGCTGGCCGGGGCGCCCGCCGGAGACGCGGTGTTCGTCGGCGACACCGTCTGGGACATGCGGGCGGGCCGCCGGGCCGGGGTGCGGTGCGTGGGCGTGCTGAGCGGGGGCATCCCGCGTGCCGACCTCCAGGAGGCCGGCGCGGACACGGTCTACGACGATCCCGCGCACCTGCTGGCGTCCCTGGCGGACAGCCCGCTGGCCTGA
- a CDS encoding aromatic acid exporter family protein: MTGAAQTPDPTSPPDSPAPRGGVLCRALAVGRLLGGRTWHAAREEACRAGRALRAVARGPGRERDLVVQSLKAAGAALLAWVVAKIWLGDPMALMAPWVALVMVQATVFSSLLRAGQQCTAIFAGTLLASAAQALTGDTLTALALSLPVLMLLANWSRFGDQGVYGATTAVFTLATGSVSAASVGHRLGQTVLGAVIGLAVNAFVLPPIHLRDVRENLAAVAREAGDLLCAVADGLRDGDWDEGTAAEWSRGSARLERRLETLHSARRWSRESLRLTAGPLRALRRPPAPVPPETEDDRWSRVTGHVRALTRTLAVAADENRAPAAPEPGVLRTYAGLLELVAGACHAEGARLRGERPADPGAYPDGGRAEEDRRALHRRLQDGLREQAGRAAAPVTVLGSLLLQAESLWAETVPGAASGAPVPGTAPRTPAE, from the coding sequence ATGACGGGCGCAGCGCAGACTCCAGATCCCACGTCCCCGCCGGACTCCCCCGCCCCGCGCGGCGGCGTCCTGTGCCGGGCGCTTGCCGTCGGCCGGCTGCTCGGCGGCCGGACCTGGCACGCCGCGCGGGAGGAGGCGTGCCGGGCGGGGCGCGCCCTGCGCGCGGTGGCGCGCGGCCCCGGACGGGAACGGGACCTGGTCGTGCAGTCCCTCAAGGCCGCCGGGGCGGCGCTGCTGGCCTGGGTGGTGGCGAAGATCTGGCTGGGCGACCCGATGGCGCTGATGGCGCCGTGGGTGGCGCTGGTCATGGTGCAGGCCACGGTGTTCAGCTCGCTGCTGCGGGCGGGGCAGCAGTGCACGGCGATCTTCGCGGGGACCCTGCTCGCCTCCGCCGCGCAGGCGCTCACCGGGGACACGCTGACCGCGCTCGCGCTGTCGCTGCCGGTGCTGATGCTCCTGGCGAACTGGTCGCGCTTCGGCGACCAGGGGGTCTACGGCGCCACCACGGCCGTGTTCACGCTGGCCACGGGCAGTGTGTCGGCCGCCTCGGTCGGGCACCGGCTGGGGCAGACGGTGCTCGGCGCGGTGATCGGTCTCGCCGTCAACGCCTTCGTCCTCCCGCCGATCCATCTGCGTGACGTGCGGGAGAACCTCGCCGCGGTCGCCCGGGAGGCGGGCGACCTGCTGTGCGCGGTGGCCGACGGGCTGCGCGACGGCGACTGGGACGAGGGCACCGCCGCCGAGTGGTCCCGGGGCTCCGCCCGGCTCGAACGCCGGCTGGAGACCCTGCACTCGGCCCGTCGCTGGAGCCGGGAGAGCCTGCGGCTGACCGCCGGTCCGCTGCGCGCGCTGCGCAGGCCGCCCGCGCCGGTGCCGCCCGAGACGGAGGACGACCGCTGGAGCAGGGTCACCGGGCACGTACGGGCGCTCACCCGGACGCTCGCGGTCGCGGCCGACGAGAACCGGGCGCCCGCGGCTCCGGAGCCCGGGGTGCTGCGGACGTACGCCGGTCTGCTGGAGCTGGTCGCCGGGGCGTGCCACGCGGAGGGTGCCCGGCTGCGCGGTGAGCGCCCCGCCGACCCGGGCGCGTACCCGGACGGCGGGCGGGCCGAGGAGGACCGGCGCGCGCTGCACCGGCGGTTGCAGGACGGGCTGCGCGAGCAGGCGGGGCGGGCGGCGGCCCCGGTCACGGTGCTGGGGTCGCTGCTGCTCCAGGCGGAGAGCCTGTGGGCGGAGACCGTGCCCGGCGCCGCCTCCGGCGCCCCGGTACCGGGTACAGCACCGCGTACCCCTGCGGAGTGA
- a CDS encoding MnhB domain-containing protein, producing the protein MTPRARLWLVLLGGGALAALLVAACLRLPAFGGARHPYGYRAVRAALARHTANTIASVNFDQRAFDTMGEMAILFAAVLGCAVLLRQARDEHRDPPRPARVAAPVRRYALVVLPVALVTGLYVIAHGQLSPGGGFQGGVVAATALHLLYLGADYAALERVRPVDAYEIGDALSASAYLVLGLAGLLAGTSFLANALLPYGTFNTLSSGGTVPLLNAAIGMEVACAVVVLLARFLDQAVEIEEENGK; encoded by the coding sequence GTGACCCCGCGCGCCCGGCTGTGGCTGGTGCTCCTCGGCGGCGGCGCGCTCGCCGCGCTGCTCGTCGCGGCCTGCCTGCGGCTGCCCGCCTTCGGCGGCGCCCGCCACCCCTACGGCTACCGCGCGGTGCGCGCCGCGCTCGCCCGGCACACCGCCAACACCATCGCCTCCGTCAACTTCGACCAGCGCGCCTTCGACACGATGGGCGAGATGGCGATCCTCTTCGCGGCCGTCCTCGGCTGCGCCGTCCTGCTGCGGCAGGCCCGCGACGAACACCGCGACCCGCCGCGGCCCGCCCGTGTCGCCGCCCCGGTGCGCCGCTACGCCCTCGTCGTGCTGCCCGTCGCCCTGGTCACCGGCCTCTACGTCATCGCCCACGGCCAGCTCAGCCCCGGCGGCGGCTTCCAGGGCGGCGTCGTCGCCGCGACCGCGCTGCACCTGCTGTACCTGGGCGCCGACTACGCCGCGCTGGAACGCGTCCGGCCCGTCGACGCCTACGAGATCGGCGACGCGCTCTCCGCCTCCGCCTATCTCGTCCTGGGCCTGGCCGGACTGCTCGCGGGCACCTCCTTCCTCGCCAACGCCCTGCTGCCGTACGGCACGTTCAACACCCTGTCCTCCGGGGGCACCGTGCCGCTGCTGAACGCGGCCATCGGCATGGAGGTGGCCTGCGCGGTCGTCGTCCTGCTCGCCCGCTTCCTGGACCAGGCCGTCGAGATCGAGGAGGAGAACGGGAAGTGA
- a CDS encoding MrpF/PhaF family protein, with amino-acid sequence MNGWIAAATAVLAAGLGTALWGVATGPLSRRVVAQNLSTAVVCPALLLLAQGYGRTSYVDLALLLALLGPVGTLVFARLLAAELTGDPPRARGLTWACAGLGAAVVLVLCAVAGPGRAMVKLLVVGVLLVGGNLLASRALSSGFTEVDRG; translated from the coding sequence GTGAACGGCTGGATCGCGGCGGCGACGGCCGTTCTGGCGGCCGGACTCGGCACGGCCCTGTGGGGCGTGGCCACCGGACCGCTGTCGCGCCGCGTGGTCGCGCAGAACCTGTCCACCGCCGTGGTCTGCCCCGCTCTGCTGCTCCTCGCCCAGGGCTACGGCCGCACCTCCTACGTCGACCTCGCGCTGCTGCTGGCCCTGCTGGGCCCGGTCGGCACCCTCGTCTTCGCCCGGCTGCTCGCCGCCGAACTCACCGGCGACCCGCCGCGGGCCCGCGGGCTGACCTGGGCCTGCGCCGGGCTCGGCGCGGCCGTCGTCCTGGTGCTGTGCGCCGTCGCCGGGCCAGGCCGGGCCATGGTCAAGCTGCTGGTCGTCGGGGTGCTGCTGGTCGGCGGGAACCTGCTGGCCTCGCGGGCGCTGTCCAGCGGCTTCACGGAGGTGGACCGTGGCTGA
- a CDS encoding Na(+)/H(+) antiporter subunit B, producing MADAVVVLALLLVAGCATAAVLNRDPTHQALVLSVLGTTLAVLFTVLQAPDVGLSQLAVGSALTPLLIMLSVRKVRRRSARAGTGGDGGAGGGEGGGGGDGGRR from the coding sequence GTGGCTGACGCCGTCGTCGTCCTGGCGCTGCTCCTGGTCGCCGGCTGCGCGACCGCCGCCGTCCTCAACCGCGACCCGACGCACCAGGCGCTCGTCCTGTCCGTCCTCGGGACCACGCTCGCCGTGCTGTTCACCGTGTTGCAGGCTCCGGACGTCGGGCTGTCCCAGCTCGCCGTGGGCTCCGCGCTCACCCCGCTGCTGATCATGCTCTCGGTGCGCAAGGTCCGGCGCCGCTCCGCCCGCGCCGGAACCGGCGGCGACGGCGGAGCCGGGGGTGGCGAGGGCGGGGGCGGCGGGGACGGCGGCCGCCGGTGA
- a CDS encoding ribose-phosphate diphosphokinase, whose product MRDIAVFSGSAHPELAAEVCAHLGVPLSPTRVSRFANDCLEVQLQANCRERDVFLIQPLVKPVQEHLVELLLMCDAARGASAGRITVVMPHYSYARSDKKDAPRISLGGRLVADLLVAAGASRVLAMTLHAPQVHGFFSVPVDHLHALRELAAHFGQYDLTRTTVVSPDLGNAKEAAAFARMLGAQVAAGAKQRYADDRVTISSVIGDVAGRDVIVLDDEIAKGSTVLELLDRLRESGPRSIRIACTHGLFASGALERLSAQQDVLEIVCTNTVPVPVDDHEEHRVHADKLRVLSIAPALAEAVRRIHNGESVSALFDAPRGE is encoded by the coding sequence GTGCGAGACATCGCGGTGTTCAGCGGCAGCGCCCATCCCGAACTGGCGGCGGAGGTCTGCGCACACCTGGGCGTTCCGCTCAGCCCCACCCGGGTCAGCCGGTTCGCCAACGACTGCCTGGAGGTGCAGCTCCAGGCCAACTGCCGCGAGCGGGACGTGTTCCTGATCCAGCCGCTGGTCAAGCCGGTGCAGGAGCACCTCGTGGAGCTGCTGCTGATGTGCGACGCGGCCCGCGGCGCCTCCGCCGGGCGCATCACCGTCGTCATGCCGCACTACTCCTACGCCCGCTCCGACAAGAAGGACGCCCCGCGCATCTCCCTCGGCGGACGCCTGGTCGCCGATCTGCTGGTCGCGGCGGGCGCGAGCCGGGTCCTGGCGATGACCCTGCACGCACCGCAGGTGCACGGCTTCTTCTCGGTGCCCGTCGACCACCTGCACGCCCTGCGCGAACTGGCCGCGCACTTCGGGCAGTACGACCTGACCCGCACCACCGTCGTCTCGCCCGACCTCGGCAACGCCAAGGAGGCCGCCGCGTTCGCCCGGATGCTCGGCGCCCAGGTGGCCGCGGGCGCCAAGCAGCGCTACGCCGACGACCGGGTCACCATCAGCTCGGTCATCGGCGACGTGGCCGGGCGGGACGTGATCGTGCTGGACGACGAGATCGCCAAGGGCAGCACCGTCCTGGAACTCCTGGACCGGCTGCGCGAGTCGGGCCCCCGCTCGATCCGGATCGCCTGTACGCACGGCCTGTTCGCGTCCGGCGCCCTCGAACGGCTCAGCGCGCAGCAGGACGTACTGGAGATCGTGTGCACCAACACGGTGCCGGTGCCCGTCGACGACCACGAGGAGCACCGCGTCCACGCGGACAAGCTGCGCGTCCTGTCCATCGCGCCCGCGCTCGCCGAGGCGGTGCGCCGCATCCACAACGGGGAGTCCGTCAGCGCGCTGTTCGACGCGCCCCGGGGCGAGTAG
- a CDS encoding ricin-type beta-trefoil lectin domain protein, giving the protein MASRRPLRRCLLAALSAVLAGAAAVGPAQASPSPAAAPTAAAPAMFSGFSDTFDGPAGAAVDSAKWQTETGDNVNNHERQYYTAGTRNAALDGQGHLVITARRENPGGYQCWYGTCQYTSARLNTSGKFDAQYGHVEARMKIPRGQGMWPAFWMLGTPVNWPDSGEIDIMENVGFEPSTVHGTIHGPGYSGSGGIGAAYSLPNGQAFADAFHTFAVDWAPGSITWSVDGNVYQRRTPADLGGRTWVFDKPFFLILNLAVGGYWPGDPDGSTSLPQQLVVDSVSVTTSDSPAGALPIRGLAGKCVDVAGANPANGTPVQLYDCNGTAAQQWTAGSDGTLRALGKCLDVKDNATADGSQVQLWDCTGGPNQKWALPAARDIVNPQADKCLDATGGSSANGTRLQIWTCTGAANQKWTVG; this is encoded by the coding sequence GTGGCCTCTCGACGCCCGCTCCGCAGATGTCTGCTCGCCGCTCTGTCCGCCGTGCTCGCCGGAGCGGCGGCCGTCGGCCCCGCCCAGGCGAGCCCGTCCCCCGCCGCCGCCCCCACCGCGGCCGCCCCCGCCATGTTCTCCGGGTTCTCCGACACCTTCGACGGGCCCGCGGGCGCGGCCGTCGACTCCGCCAAGTGGCAGACGGAGACCGGCGACAACGTCAACAACCACGAACGGCAGTACTACACGGCGGGCACCCGCAACGCGGCCCTCGACGGCCAGGGCCACCTGGTCATCACCGCCCGGCGGGAGAACCCGGGCGGTTACCAGTGCTGGTACGGCACCTGCCAGTACACCTCGGCCCGGCTGAACACCTCGGGGAAGTTCGACGCGCAGTACGGCCATGTCGAGGCGCGGATGAAGATCCCGCGCGGACAGGGCATGTGGCCGGCGTTCTGGATGCTGGGCACCCCGGTGAACTGGCCGGACTCCGGCGAGATCGACATCATGGAGAACGTCGGTTTCGAGCCCTCGACCGTGCACGGCACCATCCACGGCCCCGGCTACTCCGGCTCGGGCGGCATCGGCGCCGCGTACTCCCTGCCGAACGGCCAGGCGTTCGCCGACGCCTTCCACACCTTCGCCGTGGACTGGGCGCCCGGCTCGATCACCTGGTCGGTCGACGGCAACGTCTACCAGCGCCGGACGCCCGCCGACCTCGGCGGCCGGACCTGGGTGTTCGACAAGCCGTTCTTCCTGATCCTCAATCTGGCGGTGGGCGGCTACTGGCCCGGCGACCCGGACGGCTCGACGTCCTTGCCGCAGCAACTGGTGGTGGACTCCGTCTCGGTCACCACGTCCGACAGCCCCGCCGGGGCGCTGCCCATCAGGGGACTGGCCGGCAAGTGCGTGGACGTGGCCGGGGCGAACCCCGCCAACGGCACCCCGGTCCAGCTCTACGACTGCAACGGCACCGCCGCCCAGCAGTGGACCGCCGGCTCCGACGGCACCCTGCGCGCCCTCGGCAAGTGCCTCGACGTCAAGGACAACGCCACCGCGGACGGTTCCCAGGTCCAATTGTGGGACTGCACCGGCGGCCCCAACCAGAAGTGGGCGCTCCCGGCCGCCCGCGACATCGTCAATCCGCAGGCCGACAAGTGCCTGGACGCCACCGGCGGCAGCTCCGCCAACGGCACCCGGCTCCAGATCTGGACCTGCACGGGAGCCGCCAACCAGAAGTGGACGGTGGGCTGA
- a CDS encoding sodium:proton antiporter: MHVLPYLVAAYVLLIGCYGLATSRNLIHAVGCLAVCQSATYVLLLAVGYRDGATAPVFSDIAPGSRPVVDPLVQALTLTDVVVGATVTALLLALTVQISKRHGTVDPDELRELRG; this comes from the coding sequence CTGCACGTCCTGCCGTACCTGGTGGCCGCCTATGTGCTCCTGATCGGCTGCTACGGCCTGGCCACCAGCCGCAATCTGATCCACGCCGTGGGCTGCCTCGCCGTGTGCCAGTCGGCGACGTACGTCCTGCTGCTGGCCGTCGGATACCGCGACGGCGCCACCGCGCCCGTCTTCTCCGACATCGCGCCCGGCTCGCGGCCGGTGGTCGACCCGCTCGTGCAGGCGCTCACCCTCACCGATGTCGTCGTCGGCGCCACCGTGACCGCGCTGCTGCTCGCGCTGACCGTGCAGATCTCCAAGCGGCACGGCACCGTCGACCCCGACGAACTGAGGGAGCTGCGCGGTTGA
- a CDS encoding complex I subunit 5 family protein: protein MTPSQLLPLLPAVPLLGAALLVAGGRRLPRFAAEAFGSLVAAATAVLAVVLLLRSSPPLTEWVGGWFPVGGESVGIVLTGDGAGLGMAALVSLLTLAALAYSWRYFDEPPRGHAGSFPALILLFQGGMCGFAIAGDLFDAFVFFELMSVVAYALTGYRIDEAKAVQGALGFALVNSLGAYFMLMGIALLYARTGQLAMAKIGQGLDTAAAGHGPDALVLAGFVLVLTGLLVKAAAVPFQFWLPDAHAVAPTPVCMLLSGVMVELGVYGVWRVYGTVFSGPGGIPAADASRALVVLGVLTAAVGSVMCWYQRHIKRLLAFSTIAHTGLFLIGIGTLKAAADEGTALYILAHAGVKAALFACAGILLDRYGSVDEFALHGRARRLRGTGAVFAVGALALAGLPPFGTGLGKALSEEAVGGPLTVVYVAASALTGAAVLRVAARVFLGLGPRPREREGEERDEDKTSGSAEEPETGRRLDKVPLTMRTVPVVLLLAALAAGAVPGFAGAVGDAVDEAGTWGVFSTAHWTATGVLLDLLSALLAVAVAGVAVARPGLLAAPGWALPLRRLQSGHVGDYVAWLLVGAALLGALALPGVLGR, encoded by the coding sequence TTGACGCCCTCCCAGCTGCTGCCGCTGCTGCCCGCCGTCCCGCTGCTGGGCGCGGCCCTGCTCGTGGCCGGCGGGCGCCGTCTGCCGCGGTTCGCCGCCGAGGCGTTCGGCTCGCTGGTCGCCGCCGCGACCGCCGTCCTGGCGGTCGTGCTGCTCCTGCGCTCCTCGCCACCGCTGACGGAGTGGGTCGGCGGCTGGTTCCCGGTCGGCGGCGAGAGCGTCGGCATCGTCCTGACCGGGGACGGGGCGGGCCTCGGCATGGCGGCGCTCGTCTCCCTGCTCACCCTCGCCGCGCTGGCCTACTCCTGGCGCTACTTCGACGAACCGCCGCGCGGCCACGCGGGCTCCTTCCCCGCGCTGATCCTGCTCTTCCAGGGCGGCATGTGCGGCTTCGCCATCGCCGGGGACCTCTTCGACGCGTTCGTGTTCTTCGAACTGATGAGCGTGGTCGCCTACGCGCTGACCGGATACCGCATCGACGAGGCCAAGGCCGTACAGGGCGCGCTGGGCTTCGCCCTGGTCAACTCGCTCGGCGCGTACTTCATGCTGATGGGCATCGCCCTGCTCTACGCCCGCACCGGACAGCTCGCCATGGCGAAGATCGGCCAGGGACTCGACACGGCCGCCGCCGGGCACGGCCCCGACGCGCTCGTCCTCGCCGGATTCGTGCTGGTCCTGACCGGGCTGCTGGTGAAGGCCGCCGCCGTGCCCTTCCAGTTCTGGCTGCCGGACGCGCACGCCGTCGCCCCCACACCCGTGTGCATGCTGCTGTCGGGCGTCATGGTGGAACTCGGGGTCTACGGCGTCTGGCGCGTGTACGGCACCGTCTTCTCCGGGCCGGGCGGCATCCCCGCCGCCGACGCGAGCCGGGCGCTGGTGGTGCTCGGTGTGCTCACCGCCGCCGTCGGCTCGGTGATGTGCTGGTACCAGCGGCACATCAAACGCCTGCTCGCCTTCTCCACCATCGCCCACACCGGTCTCTTCCTGATCGGCATCGGCACCCTGAAGGCGGCGGCGGACGAGGGGACCGCGCTGTACATCCTGGCCCACGCGGGCGTGAAGGCCGCCCTGTTCGCCTGCGCCGGCATCCTCCTGGACCGCTACGGCAGCGTCGACGAGTTCGCCCTGCACGGCCGGGCCCGGCGGCTGCGCGGCACCGGCGCCGTCTTCGCCGTCGGCGCGCTGGCCCTGGCCGGACTGCCGCCCTTCGGCACCGGTCTGGGCAAGGCGCTGAGCGAGGAGGCCGTCGGCGGCCCGCTCACCGTGGTCTACGTCGCCGCCTCCGCCCTCACCGGGGCCGCCGTGCTGCGCGTCGCCGCCCGGGTCTTCCTCGGCCTCGGGCCCCGGCCCCGGGAACGGGAGGGCGAGGAACGCGACGAGGACAAGACGTCCGGCTCCGCCGAGGAACCCGAGACCGGGCGGCGGCTCGACAAGGTCCCCCTGACCATGCGGACCGTCCCGGTGGTGCTGCTCCTGGCCGCGCTCGCCGCGGGCGCGGTCCCCGGCTTCGCGGGCGCGGTGGGCGACGCCGTCGACGAGGCCGGGACCTGGGGCGTGTTCTCCACCGCGCACTGGACCGCGACCGGGGTCCTGCTGGACCTGCTCTCGGCGCTGCTGGCGGTCGCCGTCGCGGGCGTGGCCGTCGCCCGCCCCGGGCTGCTGGCCGCACCCGGCTGGGCGCTGCCGCTGCGCCGCCTGCAGTCCGGGCACGTCGGCGACTACGTGGCCTGGCTGCTGGTGGGAGCCGCGCTGCTGGGGGCGCTGGCCCTGCCGGGCGTGCTGGGCCGATGA
- a CDS encoding PHP domain-containing protein, translated as MDPVEALDRIAFLLERSGAPTYRVRAFRTASGVLSALTAEEVTRRAGDGTLESLKGIGPKTAQVVREALAGQVPGYLRALEEEAHEPLARGGERLRALLRGDCHLHSDWSDGGSPIEEMGRAAADLGHAWAVLTDHSPRLTVARGLSPARLREQLEVVAELNRGWAPFRLLTGIECDILDDGRLDQDPELLAALDVVVVSVHSKLRMDARSMTRRMVAAVRDPHSDILGHCTGRLLTGRGRPESEFDADAVFAACAETGTAVEINSRPERLDPPLRLLRRAVAAGTLFSVDTDAHAPGQLDWQIHGCARAEECGVAPERVVTTWSADELLEWTRERRTPSGVAGP; from the coding sequence ATGGACCCTGTCGAGGCGCTGGACCGGATCGCCTTCCTGCTGGAGCGGTCCGGGGCACCCACCTACCGCGTACGTGCCTTCCGCACCGCCTCCGGCGTGCTGTCCGCGCTCACCGCCGAGGAGGTGACCCGGCGGGCCGGTGACGGGACGCTGGAGTCGCTCAAGGGGATCGGGCCGAAGACCGCGCAGGTGGTCCGGGAGGCGCTGGCCGGACAGGTGCCCGGCTATCTGCGCGCGCTGGAGGAGGAGGCGCACGAGCCGCTTGCCCGGGGCGGCGAGCGGCTGCGGGCGCTGCTGCGCGGCGACTGCCATCTGCACTCCGACTGGTCCGACGGCGGCAGCCCGATCGAGGAGATGGGCCGGGCCGCGGCGGACCTCGGCCACGCGTGGGCGGTGCTCACCGACCACTCGCCGCGGCTGACGGTGGCGCGGGGCCTGTCGCCCGCGCGGCTGCGCGAGCAGCTGGAGGTGGTCGCGGAGCTGAACCGGGGCTGGGCGCCGTTCCGGCTGCTGACCGGCATCGAGTGCGACATCCTCGACGACGGCCGCCTGGACCAGGACCCTGAGCTGCTGGCGGCGCTCGACGTGGTGGTCGTGTCGGTGCACTCCAAGCTGCGGATGGACGCCCGTTCGATGACCCGCCGCATGGTGGCCGCCGTCCGCGATCCGCACTCCGACATCCTCGGGCACTGCACGGGACGGCTGCTGACCGGGCGGGGGCGGCCCGAGTCGGAGTTCGACGCGGACGCCGTGTTCGCCGCCTGCGCCGAGACCGGGACCGCCGTGGAGATCAACAGCCGTCCCGAACGGCTGGACCCGCCGCTGCGGCTGCTGCGCCGTGCCGTGGCGGCGGGCACGCTGTTCTCCGTCGACACCGACGCGCACGCGCCCGGACAGCTGGACTGGCAGATCCACGGCTGCGCGCGGGCCGAGGAGTGCGGGGTGGCGCCGGAACGCGTCGTGACCACCTGGTCGGCCGACGAGCTGCTGGAGTGGACCCGCGAGCGGCGCACGCCGTCCGGAGTGGCGGGCCCCTGA
- a CDS encoding SDR family NAD(P)-dependent oxidoreductase, which produces MTTTPQHKIGSGFGAAGTAADVLSGIDLTGKLAIVTGGYSGIGLETTRALAAAGARVVVPARRPATAREALHGIEGTETDTLDLADLDSVRDFAGRFLASGRTVDLVIDSAGVMACPETRVGPGWEAQFATNHLGHFALVNRLWPAIEPGGARVVSVSSRGHHFSPIRWDDVHWREGYDKWAAYGQAKTANVLFAVHLDRLARDRGVRAFALHPGAIMTPLQRHLTREEMIERGWVDENGVPLNPRGFKTPQQGAATQVWAATSPRLDGLGGVYLEDCDIAEPVPDEGMHSGGVKPWATDPGQAARLWALSAELTGVDAFADRA; this is translated from the coding sequence ATGACCACCACGCCACAGCACAAGATCGGTTCGGGCTTCGGGGCGGCCGGCACCGCCGCCGACGTCCTCAGCGGCATCGACCTCACCGGAAAGCTGGCGATCGTCACCGGCGGATACTCCGGCATCGGTCTGGAGACCACCCGGGCGCTGGCCGCGGCGGGCGCTCGCGTGGTCGTCCCCGCCCGCCGTCCCGCGACCGCCCGCGAGGCGCTGCACGGCATCGAGGGCACCGAGACCGACACGCTCGACCTCGCCGACCTGGACAGCGTCCGGGACTTCGCCGGACGCTTCCTGGCCTCCGGCCGCACCGTCGACCTCGTCATCGACAGCGCCGGTGTCATGGCCTGCCCCGAGACCCGGGTCGGACCCGGTTGGGAGGCGCAGTTCGCCACCAACCACCTCGGCCACTTCGCCCTGGTCAACCGCCTCTGGCCGGCCATCGAGCCGGGCGGTGCCCGGGTCGTCTCGGTCTCCTCGCGCGGCCACCACTTCTCCCCGATCCGCTGGGACGACGTCCACTGGCGCGAGGGCTACGACAAATGGGCGGCCTACGGCCAGGCCAAGACCGCCAACGTCCTGTTCGCCGTGCATCTGGACCGGCTGGCCCGGGACCGCGGGGTGCGCGCCTTCGCCCTCCACCCGGGCGCCATCATGACCCCGCTCCAGCGCCATCTGACCCGCGAGGAGATGATCGAGCGCGGCTGGGTCGACGAGAACGGCGTCCCGCTGAACCCCCGGGGATTCAAGACCCCGCAGCAGGGCGCGGCGACCCAGGTCTGGGCCGCGACCTCGCCCCGTCTTGACGGACTCGGCGGTGTCTATCTGGAGGACTGCGACATCGCCGAGCCGGTGCCCGACGAGGGCATGCACAGCGGCGGGGTCAAGCCCTGGGCCACCGACCCGGGCCAGGCGGCCCGGCTGTGGGCGCTGTCGGCGGAGCTGACGGGGGTGGACGCGTTCGCGGACCGCGCCTGA